One segment of Choristoneura fumiferana chromosome 26, NRCan_CFum_1, whole genome shotgun sequence DNA contains the following:
- the LOC141443050 gene encoding serine protease 41-like, whose amino-acid sequence MHCNAGFWDHVTICQPECGITKGDPSTDGYAALGEVPWHAGVYDKYYSPYGQTCGGSLISNSIVLSAAHCFWKGAEKLQSPSRYVVALGKIRRPWNEPMDPEAHMSDVSWSEIKIPLRFRGQQTLFKDDIALLILSTPVVYNANIRPVCLDFSVEFDRTQLQGTEPGKVRSPMFNPGGHL is encoded by the exons AGTGTGGCATCACCAAGGGAGACCCGAGCACGGATGGGTACGCTGCGCTCGGTGAAGTGCCCTGGCACGCGGGAGTGTACGACAAGTATTACAGTCCGTACGGACAGACCTGCGGCGGGTCGCTGATATCCAACTCCATCGTTTTATCCG CCGCACACTGCTTCTGGAAAGGCGCAGAGAAGCTGCAGTCACCCAGTAGATACGTGGTGGCTCTCGGCAAGATCCGCCGACCATGGAACGAACCCATGGACCCTGAGGCACACATGTCTGACGTAAGTTG GTCAGAGATAAAGATCCCGCTTCGATTCCGAGGTCAGCAAACCCTTTTCAAAGACGACATCGCTCTGCTCATCCTGTCAACGCCGGTGGTATACAACGCCAACATTCGGCCCGTGTGCCTCGACTTCAGCGTCGAGTTCGACAGGACCCAGCTCCAAGGCACTGAGCCAGGGAAGGTTAGATCACCTATGTTTAATCCTGGGGGCCATCTTTAA